A single genomic interval of Rosistilla ulvae harbors:
- a CDS encoding thioredoxin family protein: MLASTRIALGWITLVTLIVVGCDRFRVGDGSASDDPHYSEQQFDELVAQSPLTLIKFGAPWCGPCRMLDDELPNVTGEVEIVSINVDNNPELSARYRVSGIPHMIMFRDGKKIDERMGFHSAAEISQWAAGFSHSGDAAL; the protein is encoded by the coding sequence ATGCTCGCCTCGACCCGAATCGCTTTGGGATGGATCACGCTGGTTACTTTGATCGTCGTCGGTTGCGATCGCTTTCGCGTGGGAGATGGTTCGGCCAGCGATGACCCTCACTACAGCGAACAGCAGTTCGACGAATTGGTTGCACAGTCGCCGCTCACCTTGATTAAGTTCGGCGCCCCGTGGTGCGGTCCGTGCCGGATGCTCGACGACGAATTGCCGAATGTCACCGGCGAAGTCGAGATCGTATCGATCAACGTCGACAACAATCCCGAACTGAGTGCGCGTTACCGAGTTTCGGGCATCCCGCATATGATCATGTTTCGCGACGGCAAGAAGATCGACGAACGGATGGGGTTTCATTCCGCGGCCGAGATTTCGCAATGGGCTGCCGGGTTCTCCCATTCCGGTGACGCGGCCCTTTGA
- a CDS encoding DUF1559 domain-containing protein, whose protein sequence is MIQQKKRPPLRSGFTLVELLVVIAIIGILVGLLLPAVQAAREAARRMSCSANYKQVALAIHNYHDTHRTFPLGGGITGGCSGLTGPHMFSWGVHTLPFIEQSARYDAINFNVDNYVTGYGPNHDPDTALGPIPVYLCPSNPQSDTMVNTGLAGAVDAFARTDMAGVADSRDWRCNSSGTIGLRPRSDGNGIFYGGSSTKFRDIIDGTSNTLLIGEVTGDLNPANTVNANTYSLYDVFDTSTGINGPFTLPGGGTFNYRPQGFSSYHPGGAHFALADGSVRLFTETIDQTLLYGLTTRLGGEVLQEF, encoded by the coding sequence ATGATTCAGCAGAAAAAGCGCCCCCCCCTGCGCAGTGGTTTCACACTGGTTGAACTCTTGGTCGTGATTGCGATCATCGGCATTCTGGTTGGGCTGTTGTTGCCTGCGGTACAGGCTGCACGCGAAGCGGCACGCCGCATGTCCTGTTCGGCCAATTACAAACAAGTTGCATTGGCGATTCACAACTATCACGACACGCATCGAACCTTTCCTTTGGGGGGAGGAATCACTGGTGGTTGCAGCGGCCTTACCGGCCCTCACATGTTCTCCTGGGGCGTCCATACGTTGCCGTTCATAGAACAGAGCGCTCGATATGACGCGATCAATTTCAACGTCGACAATTATGTTACAGGCTACGGCCCAAACCATGATCCGGACACCGCGTTGGGACCAATCCCTGTCTATCTTTGTCCCTCCAATCCGCAAAGCGATACGATGGTCAATACCGGTTTAGCCGGGGCCGTTGATGCCTTTGCCCGCACCGATATGGCCGGCGTCGCGGATTCCCGTGACTGGCGTTGCAACAGTTCGGGAACAATTGGCCTTCGCCCTCGCTCCGACGGAAACGGCATTTTCTATGGCGGGTCCTCTACCAAGTTCCGCGACATCATCGATGGCACCTCCAACACACTGCTGATCGGCGAAGTCACCGGCGACTTGAATCCAGCGAACACCGTGAACGCCAATACTTATTCCTTATATGACGTCTTCGATACCTCCACCGGTATCAACGGGCCATTTACCTTGCCCGGCGGAGGAACTTTCAATTACCGCCCGCAAGGTTTTTCGAGCTATCACCCCGGTGGAGCCCACTTCGCGCTCGCCGACGGTAGCGTGCGATTGTTCACCGAAACGATCGATCAGACGCTTCTCTATGGTTTGACGACGCGACTCGGTGGCGAAGTCCTGCAAGAGTTCTAG
- a CDS encoding SDR family NAD(P)-dependent oxidoreductase has product MKLKDKTIIVTAAGRGIGKGCAVELANQGASLIVNDRPGSQDLQATVEELRDQGANVHGVEADVFTRSGCEGLLREAEEQSGPVYGLVSCPAFQKVSPFLDLQPEDFENVVQGTLFSSFHMSQLVARQMVDEGIAGKIVFISSVLAQRPMAQKSAYCAAKAGLNQLAMTIAVELACHRINVNVIEPGWIDTPGEREAFTPKFFEREATKLPWGKLGTARDIGRAATFLMSPDADYITGAILPVDGAFRYRDGRMLD; this is encoded by the coding sequence ATGAAACTTAAAGACAAAACAATTATTGTCACGGCAGCGGGCAGAGGGATCGGGAAAGGGTGCGCCGTTGAACTGGCCAACCAAGGGGCTTCGCTGATCGTTAATGATCGACCCGGGAGCCAAGATTTGCAGGCAACCGTGGAAGAGCTACGCGACCAGGGGGCTAACGTGCACGGTGTCGAAGCCGATGTCTTCACTCGCTCTGGCTGCGAAGGCTTGCTTCGCGAAGCGGAGGAGCAGTCGGGGCCGGTTTACGGACTTGTGAGTTGTCCCGCTTTCCAGAAGGTCTCTCCGTTTCTCGACTTGCAGCCGGAGGACTTTGAAAACGTGGTTCAGGGAACTCTTTTCAGTAGTTTTCACATGAGCCAGTTGGTCGCACGCCAGATGGTTGACGAAGGCATCGCGGGGAAGATTGTTTTCATCTCAAGCGTTCTCGCTCAGCGGCCTATGGCTCAGAAGAGCGCCTATTGCGCAGCCAAAGCGGGCTTGAATCAATTGGCCATGACAATCGCTGTCGAGCTGGCCTGCCATCGCATTAACGTCAACGTGATCGAGCCGGGCTGGATCGATACGCCCGGGGAAAGAGAGGCGTTCACGCCGAAGTTCTTCGAGCGGGAAGCGACCAAGCTGCCGTGGGGGAAGCTGGGGACAGCTCGGGATATTGGCCGTGCCGCCACTTTCTTGATGTCGCCCGATGCCGACTATATCACGGGAGCGATCTTGCCGGTCGATGGGGCGTTTCGTTATCGCGACGGACGCATGCTCGACTGA
- a CDS encoding mannonate dehydratase: protein MQLASVVTPFDDENLARVAQLGVSAVAIRYPGLELRGLLETRERLSRHGLKIAAIEGELPIQNAIFGTANRADDFSRMKQLFAIMGEAEVPICCYNFMPATDWARTDTKVRERGGALTTAFRSSDAESAASLHSISQTDSISPISSDRLWSNLQRFLEELLPAAEAAGVALAMHPDDPPLASFGKHARIMNRLEDFDRLLEISASPSNGICFCQGNFAAMGVDIPDTIRRWGKRIRYVHFRDVQGTADDFIETFHDNGPTDMVAAMKAYRDIGFTGPIRPDHVPQLAGEEEGQPGYTMLARYFAFGYIRALIQATELPAAR, encoded by the coding sequence ATGCAGTTGGCATCCGTGGTGACTCCTTTTGATGACGAGAACCTGGCACGCGTTGCCCAGTTGGGCGTCAGTGCTGTCGCTATCCGCTATCCGGGATTAGAGCTTCGAGGTCTTCTGGAAACCCGCGAGCGGTTAAGCCGCCATGGCTTGAAGATCGCTGCGATCGAGGGAGAACTGCCGATTCAAAATGCCATCTTTGGCACCGCGAATCGGGCAGATGATTTCAGCCGCATGAAGCAGTTGTTTGCCATCATGGGAGAAGCCGAGGTACCGATCTGTTGCTACAACTTTATGCCCGCAACCGATTGGGCCCGAACCGACACGAAGGTTCGAGAACGGGGTGGAGCGCTCACAACCGCCTTTCGTAGTTCCGATGCGGAATCGGCGGCTTCGCTGCATTCCATTTCTCAGACCGATTCGATCTCGCCGATTTCCTCCGACCGATTGTGGAGCAACCTTCAGCGATTTCTGGAAGAGCTGCTGCCTGCTGCCGAAGCGGCCGGCGTCGCCTTGGCGATGCATCCCGACGATCCTCCGCTGGCATCCTTTGGCAAACATGCTCGCATCATGAATCGCCTGGAAGACTTCGATCGGCTGTTGGAAATTTCCGCCTCGCCCAGCAATGGAATCTGCTTTTGCCAGGGCAACTTCGCCGCAATGGGAGTCGACATTCCAGATACCATCCGGCGATGGGGAAAGCGGATTCGTTATGTTCATTTTCGAGACGTCCAAGGGACCGCCGACGACTTCATCGAGACATTCCACGACAACGGCCCGACGGATATGGTGGCTGCGATGAAAGCCTACCGCGATATCGGATTCACCGGCCCGATACGTCCCGATCACGTGCCACAGCTGGCCGGCGAAGAAGAAGGCCAACCGGGATATACGATGCTGGCCCGATACTTTGCTTTTGGATATATCCGAGCATTAATTCAAGCGACCGAGCTTCCCGCCGCCCGCTGA
- a CDS encoding redoxin domain-containing protein, with protein MNIRDLTHEAFRNNRGADFWRLFVFIVACCFSGLPATAAESVQSLQLPSVVENQSVRLLDPDAGKLHVICFLGTECPLARLYGPRLSALDAELRDRGVRVLGVNSNRQDSLQEVREYVDRYAISFPMAKDYDGAAATLLGATRTPEVFVLDATGKIRYQGRIDDQYRPGISRPVATRSELREAIDDLLADRPVAMPRTTAVGCIIGQSRPLADEGSITFCKQVSRVLQQHCVECHRAGEIGPFALTDYDEVVGWADMSLEVIDQGRMPPWHANPEYGDFLGARQMPAGDKQILRDWVDQGMPYGNANDLPEPLPPRGDWGLGTPDLVFSMNDKPYRVPAEGTVEYQYFVVDSGVTEDQWIQAAEVIPGDRSVVHHAIIFVRPPDGQRQRGVNWLTAYVPGQRVAEYPPGLARRVPAGSKFVFQMHYTPNGSEVDDLTKVGIKLADRSTVTHEVFTVAAIDQEFEIPPRAANHPVEIKPGGLPKIGQLLAVAPHMHLRGKAFRLEGRIAGQQETLLDVPAYDFNWQHSYAFANPIDLSTIDDLAGTVWFDNSKNNLVNPDPSQYVSWGDQTWEEMALAFFEVCQPLDVEKDGGAKKKSKAKASRDKVTDEATQRVNDFVRDFFKQMDTDGDGQVAREETPMAFSRYGFRKFDRDGDSILTRQEIEQAAKKRFGS; from the coding sequence ATGAACATTCGAGATCTGACGCACGAGGCCTTTCGAAACAATCGCGGGGCAGATTTTTGGCGATTGTTTGTCTTCATCGTGGCTTGCTGTTTTAGTGGGCTGCCTGCCACCGCTGCCGAATCGGTCCAGTCGTTGCAGTTGCCTTCGGTGGTGGAGAACCAATCGGTTCGCTTGTTAGATCCCGATGCGGGCAAGTTGCATGTGATCTGCTTCCTGGGGACTGAGTGTCCATTAGCCCGGTTGTATGGGCCGCGGTTGTCGGCGTTGGATGCCGAACTGCGCGATCGCGGCGTGCGTGTCTTGGGGGTCAACAGCAACCGCCAGGATTCGCTGCAAGAGGTCCGCGAGTACGTCGATCGGTATGCGATCTCGTTCCCGATGGCGAAAGACTACGACGGCGCCGCGGCGACGCTGTTGGGAGCGACGCGAACGCCCGAGGTTTTTGTGCTCGATGCAACCGGCAAGATCCGCTACCAGGGCCGTATCGACGATCAGTATCGACCGGGCATTTCCCGTCCCGTCGCCACCCGCAGCGAATTGCGCGAAGCGATCGACGACCTGCTGGCCGATCGCCCCGTGGCGATGCCACGGACCACGGCGGTCGGTTGCATCATCGGCCAATCGCGACCGCTAGCCGATGAGGGTTCGATCACCTTCTGTAAACAGGTCTCACGCGTTCTGCAGCAGCACTGCGTCGAATGCCATCGCGCCGGCGAGATCGGACCGTTCGCCCTGACCGATTACGATGAAGTCGTCGGCTGGGCCGACATGTCGCTGGAAGTGATCGACCAGGGACGGATGCCGCCCTGGCACGCGAATCCCGAATATGGCGACTTCTTAGGGGCCCGGCAGATGCCGGCGGGGGACAAGCAGATCTTGCGAGACTGGGTCGATCAAGGGATGCCCTATGGCAATGCCAACGACCTTCCCGAACCGTTGCCGCCGCGAGGCGATTGGGGACTGGGAACTCCCGATCTTGTCTTCTCGATGAACGACAAGCCGTATCGCGTGCCGGCCGAGGGAACGGTGGAGTACCAGTATTTTGTCGTCGACAGTGGGGTTACCGAGGATCAGTGGATTCAAGCGGCCGAGGTGATCCCTGGCGACCGCAGCGTCGTCCATCACGCGATCATCTTTGTCCGCCCCCCCGATGGCCAACGCCAACGTGGCGTCAATTGGTTGACCGCCTACGTGCCGGGCCAACGCGTCGCCGAGTATCCGCCCGGCCTGGCTCGTCGTGTCCCCGCCGGTTCCAAGTTTGTCTTCCAGATGCACTACACTCCCAACGGTTCGGAAGTGGACGATCTGACCAAGGTCGGCATCAAGCTGGCCGATCGATCGACGGTCACTCACGAAGTCTTTACGGTGGCGGCGATCGATCAAGAGTTCGAGATTCCACCTCGAGCGGCCAATCATCCCGTCGAAATCAAGCCGGGCGGGTTGCCGAAAATTGGGCAGCTATTAGCCGTCGCCCCGCACATGCATCTGCGCGGCAAGGCGTTCCGTTTGGAGGGACGCATCGCGGGCCAGCAGGAAACATTGTTAGACGTGCCGGCGTACGACTTCAATTGGCAGCACTCCTACGCCTTTGCCAACCCGATCGATCTGTCGACGATCGACGATTTGGCGGGGACCGTCTGGTTCGACAATTCCAAAAACAATCTCGTCAATCCCGATCCGTCGCAGTATGTCAGTTGGGGCGATCAGACTTGGGAGGAGATGGCATTGGCGTTTTTCGAAGTCTGCCAGCCGTTGGATGTCGAGAAGGATGGCGGCGCGAAGAAGAAGTCGAAAGCGAAGGCATCGCGTGATAAGGTCACCGACGAGGCGACGCAGCGTGTCAACGATTTCGTCCGCGACTTCTTCAAACAGATGGATACCGATGGCGACGGCCAGGTCGCTCGCGAAGAGACGCCGATGGCCTTCAGCCGCTACGGATTTCGTAAGTTCGATCGCGACGGCGATTCGATCCTCACGCGGCAGGAAATCGAACAGGCCGCCAAGAAGCGGTTTGGCTCGTGA
- a CDS encoding sulfatase family protein: MYRSILFAAIAGFCLFRCEISPAATPNFVIIFADDQGYGDLGCFGSEKIKTPNIDRMAKEGRRMTNFMVASPVCTPSRAALLTGCYPKRVGLHEHVLFPQSTKGLNPAEHTIADHLKGLGYATACFGKWHLGHHPETLPRQHGFDTYLGIPYSNDMNHPDNKRKSRVSSDDLWRNPNSAVKYWNTPLVENETIVELPVDQRTVTRRYTDRAIEFIRENQKKPFFVYLPHSMPHIPLYVPEDAYDADPQNAYTCVIEHIDAEVGRLIDTIRALDLAENTYVIYTSDNGPWLQFKNHGGSAGPLRAGKGTTFEGGQRVPCVVWGPGRIPAGTECDELMGTIDLLPSIAALTKSTLPSDRKIDGMNLAHLMTGESGETSRDEFVYYTSRGALEGLRQGKWKLLVKAPPKKKPSAKLKTDTNLPQRMLFDLQADVGEQKNLADAHPERVAELEARMKELDAEITANARPPWTK; this comes from the coding sequence ATGTATCGATCGATTCTATTTGCCGCGATCGCCGGCTTCTGTCTGTTCCGCTGCGAGATCAGCCCCGCGGCGACGCCCAACTTTGTGATCATTTTCGCCGACGACCAGGGTTACGGTGACCTCGGCTGCTTCGGCTCCGAAAAGATCAAAACGCCCAACATCGATCGGATGGCGAAGGAGGGGCGGCGGATGACAAACTTCATGGTCGCCTCGCCCGTCTGCACTCCGTCGCGAGCGGCGTTGCTGACCGGATGTTATCCAAAGCGCGTCGGGCTTCACGAACATGTGCTCTTTCCGCAATCGACCAAGGGGTTGAATCCGGCCGAGCATACGATCGCCGATCACCTGAAGGGGCTCGGATATGCGACTGCATGTTTCGGCAAGTGGCACCTCGGGCATCACCCCGAAACCTTGCCCCGCCAGCACGGGTTTGACACCTATCTTGGGATCCCCTATTCCAACGACATGAATCACCCGGACAATAAACGCAAGTCGCGAGTATCGTCGGACGATCTGTGGCGAAATCCCAACAGTGCGGTGAAGTACTGGAACACGCCCCTTGTCGAAAACGAAACGATTGTCGAATTGCCCGTCGACCAACGGACCGTCACGCGTCGCTACACCGATCGGGCGATCGAGTTCATTCGCGAGAACCAAAAGAAGCCCTTCTTCGTCTATCTTCCGCACAGCATGCCACACATCCCGCTGTATGTTCCCGAGGATGCCTACGACGCCGATCCACAAAACGCCTACACCTGCGTGATCGAGCACATCGATGCCGAAGTCGGCCGATTGATCGATACGATCCGCGCATTGGATCTGGCAGAAAATACGTACGTGATCTACACGTCGGACAACGGCCCATGGTTGCAGTTCAAAAATCATGGTGGCTCGGCCGGTCCGCTTCGCGCGGGGAAAGGGACCACGTTCGAAGGAGGGCAACGCGTTCCCTGCGTCGTCTGGGGACCAGGCCGCATTCCCGCCGGGACCGAGTGCGACGAACTGATGGGAACGATCGACCTGTTGCCATCGATCGCCGCGCTGACCAAAAGCACCCTGCCCAGCGATCGCAAGATCGACGGTATGAACCTCGCCCATCTGATGACCGGCGAATCGGGGGAAACGTCGCGCGACGAGTTCGTCTACTACACGTCCCGCGGTGCACTAGAAGGACTGCGGCAAGGGAAGTGGAAGCTGTTGGTCAAAGCTCCGCCAAAGAAGAAACCTTCGGCGAAGCTGAAGACCGATACCAACCTACCGCAGCGGATGCTGTTCGATCTGCAGGCCGATGTTGGCGAGCAGAAGAACCTAGCCGATGCCCATCCCGAACGGGTCGCGGAACTGGAAGCGAGGATGAAAGAGTTGGATGCAGAGATCACGGCCAACGCTCGCCCACCGTGGACCAAATAG
- the pstB gene encoding phosphate ABC transporter ATP-binding protein PstB — protein sequence MIQASSTVQSKAGKAANGSSNGTASNIVIDCKIDNLYYGKFRAVRDSHIPVQQGQITAFIGPSGCGKSTALRCLNRMNDLVRGFRFEGHVHFRGRDIYHRSVDPVAVRRYIGMVFQQPNPFAMSIYNNVAFGLRLNRVKGDVPERVEKALRGAALWDEVKDKLKNSGLSLSGGQQQRLCIARAIATEPEVLLMDEPCSALDPIATRRIEELMTELKKQYTIAVVTHNLQQAQRVADMTAFMYVDTSQGARTGYLVEYSKTEAMFADPQEEYTKQYIRGEFS from the coding sequence ATGATTCAAGCATCATCGACGGTCCAATCGAAAGCCGGAAAGGCCGCCAACGGCAGCAGCAATGGTACGGCCTCCAATATCGTTATCGATTGCAAGATCGACAACCTTTATTACGGCAAGTTTCGAGCTGTTCGCGATAGCCACATCCCGGTCCAGCAGGGGCAGATCACCGCCTTCATCGGGCCTTCGGGCTGCGGTAAGAGCACCGCGCTGCGATGTCTGAACCGGATGAACGATCTGGTCCGCGGCTTCCGCTTCGAAGGGCATGTTCATTTTCGCGGCCGCGACATCTACCATCGCAGCGTCGATCCCGTGGCGGTCCGTCGCTACATCGGGATGGTCTTTCAACAGCCCAATCCGTTTGCGATGAGCATCTATAATAACGTTGCGTTTGGCCTGCGCCTGAACCGTGTTAAAGGGGATGTGCCCGAGCGCGTCGAGAAGGCGCTGCGTGGCGCGGCGCTTTGGGATGAGGTGAAGGACAAGCTGAAGAACAGCGGATTGTCGTTGTCCGGCGGACAACAGCAACGGCTCTGTATCGCTCGGGCGATCGCTACCGAACCCGAGGTGCTGTTGATGGATGAACCTTGTTCGGCGTTGGATCCGATCGCCACGCGACGGATCGAAGAACTGATGACCGAACTGAAGAAGCAGTACACGATCGCGGTGGTCACTCACAATCTGCAACAAGCTCAACGCGTCGCTGACATGACGGCGTTCATGTATGTCGACACCTCGCAAGGTGCGCGAACCGGCTATCTGGTCGAATACAGCAAGACCGAAGCGATGTTCGCCGATCCGCAGGAAGAGTACACCAAGCAGTACATTCGCGGCGAATTCAGTTAA
- a CDS encoding family 10 glycosylhydrolase has translation MRADREAATQRERRIIFNNDGNEPVYLCRDTTPDELLRHRTSPLVNTHVDTIFYCTWSSGFGMFTHDTKVGNVFKTKEGLFSKNSIEKMLDAGTDPLQVMADFGKKNDIEIFWSFRMNDTHDAGLSGYGPIMLRANPLKLEHPEWLIGTPKNRPKFGGWSAVDFTRPEIRDLAVAYVEEVCQNYDINGIELDFFRHPVFFKRAAQSGTPCNDEERSLMTEMIRRIRKITEVEGQKRGKPILLSVRVPDSVSYCRDCGLDIEQWLQDDLIDLMTVSGYYRLSPWEDSVKLGNKYNVPVYPSLDESRVRDPDAKKMRMTVEAYRGRALAARSAGMAGLNLFNSFDPNAPIWKELGEPATLARQDHDYFASIRGVGAAAGGALPHRSYQKIATLNPKAAVSVASNKPATVSFYNGVEYQKLDSVAPPKITLSLQFDKEAPKNVDVALNGKTLKSSPAADGWLECTVDPGMLKLNENQVTVSLGDKDAAAKWTDLRCTVRWNQDK, from the coding sequence TTGAGAGCAGACAGGGAAGCGGCCACTCAGCGCGAGCGGCGGATCATCTTTAATAACGACGGAAACGAACCGGTCTATCTCTGTCGAGATACGACACCCGACGAACTGCTCCGTCACCGCACCTCTCCGTTGGTGAACACCCACGTCGATACGATTTTCTATTGCACGTGGAGCAGCGGCTTCGGCATGTTCACCCATGACACGAAAGTGGGGAATGTCTTTAAGACGAAAGAAGGCTTGTTCTCCAAGAACTCGATCGAAAAAATGCTCGACGCGGGGACCGACCCGCTGCAAGTCATGGCCGATTTCGGCAAGAAGAATGACATCGAAATCTTCTGGTCGTTTCGCATGAACGACACACATGATGCGGGCTTGTCGGGGTACGGGCCGATCATGTTGCGAGCGAATCCGTTAAAGCTCGAGCATCCCGAATGGCTGATCGGGACCCCGAAAAATCGCCCCAAGTTCGGCGGTTGGAGCGCTGTCGATTTCACGCGTCCTGAGATTCGCGATCTTGCGGTCGCGTATGTCGAAGAGGTTTGCCAAAACTACGACATCAACGGAATCGAACTCGACTTCTTTCGACATCCTGTCTTCTTTAAACGGGCAGCTCAATCGGGAACTCCTTGCAACGACGAGGAGCGAAGCCTGATGACGGAAATGATCCGTCGAATTAGAAAAATCACGGAAGTCGAAGGGCAAAAAAGAGGCAAGCCGATCCTGCTTTCGGTCCGTGTACCCGACTCGGTCTCCTATTGCCGTGACTGCGGTCTCGATATCGAACAATGGCTGCAGGACGATTTGATCGACCTAATGACAGTGTCGGGATATTACCGGCTGAGCCCATGGGAGGATTCGGTCAAACTAGGTAACAAGTACAACGTCCCGGTCTACCCGTCGTTAGATGAATCCCGCGTCCGAGATCCCGATGCGAAAAAGATGCGAATGACGGTCGAAGCCTACCGCGGGCGAGCATTGGCCGCGCGAAGCGCCGGCATGGCGGGACTCAATCTATTCAATTCGTTTGATCCCAACGCGCCGATCTGGAAAGAGCTTGGTGAGCCGGCAACACTTGCCCGGCAAGATCACGACTACTTCGCCAGTATCCGAGGCGTCGGAGCTGCGGCTGGAGGCGCTTTGCCACATCGCAGCTACCAAAAAATCGCCACGCTCAATCCGAAAGCTGCGGTTTCGGTAGCATCCAATAAACCGGCGACGGTGAGCTTCTACAACGGCGTGGAATATCAAAAGTTGGACTCCGTCGCTCCGCCCAAAATCACACTCAGCCTTCAGTTTGACAAGGAAGCTCCCAAGAACGTCGATGTCGCGCTCAATGGAAAAACGCTGAAGTCATCGCCCGCGGCGGATGGCTGGCTGGAATGCACTGTCGATCCTGGAATGCTCAAACTGAACGAAAACCAAGTGACGGTTTCACTCGGCGACAAAGACGCGGCGGCGAAGTGGACCGACCTGCGCTGCACGGTTCGCTGGAATCAAGACAAATAA
- a CDS encoding sialidase family protein, whose translation MNQRTNVAFATLLVIAASISSVGAAEAIEDIHIVPKAEKLRGYRGINGDLMQRKDGSLLFCYTEPGEGGGIVSKTSTDQGSTWSEPKVIVAQPPSSGPGRYNHPSLLQLDNGDLLISYNYTTHPAKPYYAMTLYRRSADQGETWSEQLPMTPHAGYTLVHNDKLLSLKDGRVIAVAVTKKYMPSSHDHNGYVGLTFYSDDQGYSWHPSENEVDLYDSKKIEVQEPDAVELKDGRLLMFARTYSGHPVKAYSEDRGETWSKGELIRELKMPYAGLPTVRRIPSTGDLLFIWISGKSKSESGLPLRSVLSTAISQDEGETFVHQRNLVDDPTNDLGYQCVEFLEDGTALIVYHSNDGLHMSRLNVDWFYGK comes from the coding sequence ATGAACCAACGAACGAACGTCGCTTTTGCAACATTGCTGGTCATTGCCGCCTCGATTTCTTCAGTCGGTGCCGCCGAAGCCATCGAAGACATACACATTGTTCCCAAAGCAGAGAAACTACGCGGCTATCGCGGCATCAATGGCGACTTGATGCAGCGAAAAGATGGCTCCCTTTTGTTCTGCTACACCGAACCCGGTGAAGGCGGAGGCATTGTTTCCAAGACTTCGACCGATCAAGGAAGTACATGGAGCGAGCCGAAGGTTATCGTCGCTCAGCCACCCTCGTCGGGACCGGGAAGATACAACCATCCAAGCTTGCTGCAGCTGGACAATGGGGACCTTCTCATCTCCTACAACTACACCACTCACCCCGCCAAGCCGTATTACGCGATGACCCTTTATCGTCGCAGCGCCGACCAAGGGGAAACATGGAGTGAGCAACTGCCGATGACGCCGCACGCGGGGTACACCCTGGTCCACAACGACAAACTGCTTTCTCTCAAGGATGGCCGCGTCATCGCGGTGGCCGTTACGAAGAAGTACATGCCTAGTTCCCATGACCATAATGGCTATGTCGGTTTAACCTTTTACTCCGACGATCAAGGATACAGCTGGCACCCTAGCGAGAACGAAGTCGACTTATACGACTCGAAAAAGATTGAGGTCCAAGAACCGGATGCCGTGGAACTAAAAGACGGCCGACTGCTGATGTTCGCTCGCACCTACAGTGGTCATCCCGTGAAAGCCTATTCCGAAGACCGAGGCGAAACTTGGTCGAAAGGCGAGCTCATCCGTGAGTTGAAAATGCCTTATGCTGGCCTGCCTACGGTCCGCCGAATTCCATCGACAGGAGACTTGCTCTTCATTTGGATCAGCGGCAAGTCCAAAAGCGAGAGCGGGCTCCCACTGCGAAGCGTGCTCTCCACAGCCATCTCTCAAGACGAAGGGGAAACCTTCGTGCACCAGCGTAACCTGGTCGACGATCCTACCAACGATTTGGGTTATCAATGCGTTGAATTCTTGGAAGATGGAACCGCGTTAATCGTCTATCACAGCAACGATGGCTTGCATATGTCTCGCCTGAACGTCGATTGGTTCTACGGCAAGTAG
- a CDS encoding GntR family transcriptional regulator gives MISEKKPERLVLLNASGKCYSVLRKMLVCGQIPAGSRLAEVEWSQRLVAQRAALREAMVLLTHDGLLIRRPTGGFFVPTPEEVHYDSLWDARVVLELGALDLAFAPGAAPRNLSPLKKICSTMEDLHLAGLTMGFYESDFLFHQTLLEFSGNEILAKMFSHSAQHFYPLAPVTGDIRRQREASVIREHREIIANLEAGQIKEASKLLREHITRSKGVKAFASGR, from the coding sequence ATGATCAGCGAGAAGAAACCCGAGCGACTTGTTTTGCTGAACGCGAGTGGAAAATGCTATTCCGTGTTGCGGAAGATGCTTGTCTGCGGCCAAATCCCGGCTGGCAGTCGCTTGGCGGAGGTGGAATGGTCTCAGCGGCTTGTGGCTCAACGCGCTGCGTTGCGCGAGGCGATGGTGCTGCTAACGCACGACGGGCTTTTGATTCGTCGACCGACCGGTGGCTTTTTTGTGCCGACCCCGGAAGAGGTCCACTATGATTCACTTTGGGATGCTCGAGTCGTTCTTGAACTCGGGGCACTTGATTTAGCGTTTGCTCCAGGCGCGGCACCCCGAAATTTGTCACCCTTGAAAAAGATCTGCAGCACGATGGAAGACCTGCATCTGGCAGGGCTGACGATGGGATTTTATGAATCCGATTTCCTGTTCCATCAGACCCTTTTAGAATTCTCGGGAAACGAGATCCTTGCGAAGATGTTTTCCCATTCCGCTCAGCATTTTTATCCGCTTGCTCCCGTCACCGGAGATATTCGCAGACAGAGGGAAGCGAGCGTAATTCGCGAGCACCGCGAAATCATCGCAAACTTAGAAGCCGGACAGATCAAAGAAGCTTCTAAACTTTTACGAGAACACATAACACGGAGCAAAGGAGTTAAAGCCTTCGCATCCGGTCGCTAG